The Gouania willdenowi chromosome 20, fGouWil2.1, whole genome shotgun sequence genome window below encodes:
- the fen1 gene encoding flap endonuclease 1: MGINGLAKLIADQAPGSIKEQEIKNYFGRKIAIDASMCIYQFLIAVRQDGNVLQNEDGETTSHLMGMFYRTIRMLEHGIKPVYVFDGKPPQLKSGELEKRGERRAEAEKLLVEAQEKGEQENIDKFTKRLVKVTKNHNDECKKLLDLMGVPYIEAPCEAEASCAALVKAGKVFATATEDMDGLTFGTSVLLRHLTASEAKKLPIQEFHFSRILENIGLTNEQFIDLCILLGCDYCGTIKGIGPKRAIDLIKQHGSIEEILENIDTNKHPPPEDWLYKEARKLFLEPEVVDCTSVDLKWREPDEEGLIQFMCAEKQFSEDRMRNGCKKIMKSRQGSTQGRLDSFFSVTGSLSSKRKEPEVKGSAKKKQKTGAAAGKFKKGK; this comes from the exons ATGGGAATAAACGGACTGGCTAAGCTGATCGCTGACCAAGCTCCTGGTTCCATCAAGGAGCAAGAAATCAAGAACTACTTTG GCAGGAAAATTGCCATCGATGCCTCCATGTGCATCTACCAGTTCCTGATCGCTGTGCGGCAGGATGGAAATGTTTTGCAGAATGAAGATGGAGAAACGACCAG CCATCTAATGGGAATGTTCTACCGCACCATCCGCATGTTGGAACATGGCATCAAACCCGTTTACGTGTTTGACGGGAAGCCGCCACAACTAAAATCAGGAGAG CTTGAAAAGAGAGGCGAGAGGAGAGCAGAGGCTGAGAAGCTGCTCGTTGAAGCTcaagaaaaag GGGAGCAAGAAAATATCGACAAATTCACCAAACGTCTGGTCAAAGTCACCAAAAACCACAATGACGAGTGTAAGAAGCTTCTGGATCTGATGGGGGTTCCTTACATCGAG GCTCCCTGTGAGGCCGAGGCCAGCTGTGCCGCTCTGGTTAAAGCTGGGAAGGTTTTCGCCACGGCAACGGAAGATATGGACGGCTTGACTTTTGGGACCAGCGTTCTGCTGAGACACCTCACAGCCAGCGAAGCCAA gaaaCTCCCGATTCAGGAGTTTCACTTCAGTCGCATCCTAGAGAACATCGGCCTCACCAACGAACAG TTCATCGACCTGTGCATCCTGCTGGGCTGCGACTACTGCGGCACCATCAAAGGCATCGGCCCTAAGAGAGCCATCGACCTGATCAAACAGCACGGCAGCATCGAGGAGATCCTGGAAAACATCGACACCAAC AAACACCCGCCCCCCGAGGACTGGCTGTACAAAGAAGCACGGAAGTTGTTTTTGGAGCCGGAGGTGGTGGATTGCACTTCAGTGGATTTAAAGTGGAGAGAGCCGGACGAGGAGGGACTGATCCAGTTTATGTGTGCTGAGAAACAGTTCAG CGAGGACAGGATGCGCAACGGATGTAAGAAGATAATGAAAAGCCGACAGGGAAGCACGCAGGGTCGACTGGATTCCTTCTTCTCTGTGACAGGATCGCTGTCCTCCAAGAGGAAG GAACCAGAAGTCAAAGGATCTGcgaagaagaagcagaaaacTGGAGCCGCAGCAGGAAAATTCAAGAAGGGCAAATAA
- the tm9sf1 gene encoding transmembrane 9 superfamily member 1: protein MVLLCVLILGLFSGCALGYKPGDNVTLYVNKVGPYHNPQETYHFYTLPVCRPEKVHHKSLTLGEVLDGDRMAESLYQIRFKENMEKKTLCHLTLSEKQVDELREAIESLYYFEFVLDDIPIWGFVGYIEESGFLPHSHKVGLWTHLDFNIEYNGDSVIFANVSVKDVKPVPLEEGAGAMGGVKVGGGSLMVTHTYSVRWFESSLPHARRAERLRDHSFFPKTLEIHWLSIINSLVLVVLLLGFVIIILMRVLKNDFARYNVEEDGTCDDIDQGDNGWKIIHTDVFRFPPMKSLLCAILGVGAQFLTLATAIILMALLGMFNVHRHGAINSAAIVLYALTSCVSGFVSCSFYTQINGKRWVWNIILTSSLFSAPLFFTWSVVNSVHWYSGSTQALPATTVFLLLGAWLLVGFPLTVIGGIVGKNRAGSFQAPCRTRNIPRQIPTQPWYKHAVVHMAIGGFLPFSAISVELYYIFATVWGREHYTLYGILLCVYAILLSVGACISVALTYFLLSGEDYRWWWRSVLSTGSTGIFIFVYSVFYYQNRSSMSGLVQSTEFFGYSLLTALVFSFMLGSVSFWASLAFIRYIYRSLKMD from the exons ATGGTGCTGCTCTGCGTCCTCATCCTTGGCTTGTTTTCAGGCTGTGCTCTGGGCTACAAGCCTGGAGACAACGTGACTCTTTATGTCAACAAAGTGGGGCCTTATCATAATCCCCAGGAGACGTATCACTTCTACACGCTGCCTGTGTGCAGGCCTGAGAAG GTCCACCATAAGTCTCTGACTCTGGGAGAAGTGCTGGATGGAGACCGCATGGCCGAGTCTTTGTATCAAATCCGGTTCAAGGAGAACATGGAGAAGAAAACGCTGTGTCATCTTACGCTGTCAGAGAAACAG GTGGACGAGCTCCGCGAGGCCATCGAGAGTCTCTACTACTTTGAATTCGTCCTGGATGATATTCCCATCTGGGGCTTTGTGGGATACATTGAGGAGAGTGGCTTCCTTCCTCACAGCCACAAA GTGGGTTTATGGACACACCTGGATTTCAACATAGAGTACAACGGCGACTCTGTGATCTTCGCCAACGTTTCTGTGAAGGACGTGAAGCCTGTTCCTTTAGAGGAGGGGGCGGGTGCCATGGGCGGAGTCAAGGTGGGCGGAGGTAGTTTGATGGTGACGCACACCTACAGCGTGCGCTGGTTCGAGTCCTCACTGCCTCACGCCCGCAGAGCCGAGCGTCTCCGCGATCACTCCTTCTTTCCCAAAACGCTGGAGATCCACTGGCTTTCTATCATCAACTCACTGGTGCTGGTTGTGCTGCTGCTGGGCTTTGTCATCATTATCCTCATGCGGGTGCTGAAGAATGATTTCGCCAG GTACAACGTGGAAGAGGACGGCACGTGTGACGACATCGACCAAGGAGACAACGGCTGGAAAATCATACACACCGACGTCTTCAGGTTTCCTCCAATGAAGAGCCTCCTGTGTGCCATCCTGGGAGTCGGAGCGCAATTCCTAACACTCGCCACAG CGATCATCCTCATGGCCTTGCTGGGAATGTTCAACGTGCACCGTCATGGCGCCATCAACTCTGCAGCCATCGTTCTCTACGCTCTGACCAGCTGCGTGTCGGGCTTCGTCTCTTGCAGCTTCTACACGCAGATCAACGGGAAGCGCTGGGTGTGGAACATAATCCTCACGTCATCTCTTTTCTCCG CTCCTCTGTTCTTCACCTGGAGCGTGGTGAACTCGGTGCACTGGTACAGCGGCTCCACGCAGGCGCTGCCGGCCACCACCGTGTTCCTCCTGCtgggggcgtggcttctggtggGCTTCCCCCTCACTGTCATCGGAGGCATCGTGGGGAAAAACCGAGCCGGCAGCTTCCAGGCTCCGTGCCGCACTCGCAACATCCCGCGGCAGATCCCCACACAGCCGTGGTACAAACACGCCGTGGTGCACATGGCCATCGGAGGCTTCCTGCCCTTCAG TGCCATCTCAGTGGAGCTCTACTACATCTTTGCCACAGTTTGGGGCAGAGAGCACTACACGCTGTACGGCATCCTGCTGTGCGTCTACGCCATCCTGCTCTCAGTCGGCGCCTGCATCTCCGTGGCTCTCACCTACTTCCTCCTGTCCGGCGAGGACTACCGTTGGTGGTGGCGCAGCGTCCTGAGCACGGGATCCACCGGCATCTTCATCTTCGTCTACTCCGTGTTCTACTACCAGAACCGCTCGTCCATGAGCGGGCTGGTGCAGAGCACGGAGTTCTTCGGCTACTCGCTGCTCACGGCGCTGGTGTTCTCCTTCATGCTGGGTAGCGTGTCCTTCTGGGCGTCGCTGGCATTTATTCGCTACATCTACCGCAGCCTCAAGATGGACTAG
- the LOC114454575 gene encoding B-cell receptor CD22-like, with amino-acid sequence MLKSREKLSEKMLKSNLLVLVLFASDMMLDPCPDHVALFITAPRKLEALGGSCLQIPCNFQPKEEQSFNNNTDVYGAWIKHDSRVGHGENVVFNSSWRVQVYPMKMTGNLRENNCTTLFTVINQTHSDTFNFRFSNWPFRATASCNSTQITVRETPWKPTLEIPGDLKENDSVSVSCSALTPCPHSPPQLTWSLQQLAVSHTKENHDRTLSTKIQENITLSDQHDGLNISCSASYLVGGGRMKTSEAAMTLSVSYAPKDTSASISPSALVSAGSWVNLTCSSRAKPAVSSFSWFRISQGRAIRESEGHLYSFNVSQGGVYYCVATNNLGNQTSQHIYLSVHGSSLGAIIGGITATFILICTILIFWWLKSTRRTPQNTQTVVLQDPSRAAQTEEIHYGEIDFTKMRPKSLLDSSHRLQQQDVVYSQVRVNKTGMCSAQIRDTSECIYGQVKNK; translated from the exons ATGTTGAAGTCAAGAGAGAAATTATCTGAGAAAATGTTGAAAAGTAACCTGTTGGTGCTCGTCCTTTTTGCTTCAG aCATGATGCTGGATCCTTGTCCAGACCACGTGGCTCTTTTCATCACTGCACCGCGCAAACTGGAAGCACTGGGAGGATCGTGCTTGCAAATCCCATGCAACTTCCAACCCAAAGAAGAGCAGTCATTCAACAACAACACAGATGTTTACGGAGCGTGGATTAAACACGACAGCAGGGTTGGCCATGGAGAAAACGTAGTTTTTAACAGCAGTTGGAGAGTACAAGTTTATCCCATGAAGATGACTGGAAACCTGAGGGAGAACAACTGCACTACTCTGTTCACAGTGATAAATCAAACACACTCAGACACTTTTAACTTTAGATTCAGTAACTGGCCTTTTAGAGCAACAGCTTCCTGTAATTCAACTCAAATTACAGTCAGAG AGACTCCATGGAAGCCTACACTTGAGATCCCAGGAGATCTGAAGGAGAATGACTCTGTCTCCGTGAGCTGCTCAGCTCTCACTCCCTGTCCACACTCACCTCCTCAACTCACCTGGAGCCTCCAACAGCTCGCTGTCAGCCACACGAAGGAAAACCACGACCGAACGTTATCCACTAAGATCCAGGAGAACATCACCCTCTCAGACCAACACGATGGACTGAACATCAGCTGCTCCGCCTCGTACCTTGTGGGTGGAGGAAGAATGAAGACATCAGAGGCTGCAATGACTCTCAGTGTTTCCT ATGCTCCTAAAGACACGTCAGCGTCCATCAGTCCATCAGCTTTGGTGTCAGCAGGTAGCTGGGTCAACCTGACGTGCTCCAGCAGAGCCAAGCCTGCAGTCAGCAGCTTCAGCTGGTTCAGGATCAGCCAAGGTAGAGCCATCAGAGAGTCTGAAGGACACTTGTACAGCTTCAACGTGAGCCAAGGAGGAGTTTATTACTGTGTGGCCACCAATAATCTGGGTAACCAGACATCCCAGCACATCTATCTGTCTGTCCACG GAAGCTCACTGGGAGCCATTATTGGAGGAATCACTGCAACCTTCATACTCATCTGTACAATTTTAATCTTTTG gtGGTTAAAGTCAACACGGCGAACACCTCAAAACACGCAG ACTGTTGTTCTTCAAGACCCATCGAGAGCCGCGCAAACAGAAGAAATCCATTATGGAGAGATAGATTTCACCAAAATGAGACCTAAGTCATTATTAGACTCAAGCCACAGATTGCAGCAGCAGGACGTTGTATATTCACAGGTCAGAGTGAATAAAACTGGAATGTGCTCAGCTCAGATCAGAGACACCTCAGAGTGTATTTATGGCCAAGTGAAGAATAAATGA
- the LOC114454384 gene encoding sialoadhesin-like: MEWFVKVMRAYIILNILVSGALVAHCTNLFLTAPKYLEALNGSCLQIPCNFSTRYKANGENFDDSRDTFGVWIKGNPYPFENPESVVYNSSKNVNKYPMNITGNLRNKNCTTLFSNLITNYTATYFLRIINWPFRASADIDSIQIKIEETPWKPTLEIPGDLKENDSVSVSCSALTPCPHSPPQLTWSHQRLAVSHTKENHDRTLSTKIQENITLSDQHDGLNISCSASYPVGGGRMKTSEAAMTLSVSYAPKDTSASISPSALVSAGSWVNLTCSSRAKPAVSSFSWFRISQGRAIRESEGHLYSFNVSQGGVYYCVATNNLGNQTSQHIYLSVHDPGSFSLKKAVLGGVFGIIGVLVFVFIVCWLTSKHSTKSKQQTQTVAEMVEEDIHYGEIDFSRWAPGSSPSSVQDDQQPQETMYAEIKGNQQEVGSHETENTPAQAAADPHQVYAQVNKT; the protein is encoded by the exons ATGGAGTGGTTTGTCAAAGTGATGAGAGCCTACATTATTCTAAACATCTTGGTGTCAG GTGCTTTGGTCGCCCACTGCACGAACCTTTTTCTGACTGCACCAAAATACCTGGAGGCTTTGAATGGGTCGTGTCTACAAATCCCCTGTAATTTCTCAACAAGATACAAAGCAAATGGAGAAAACTTTGATGACAGCAGGGACACTTTTGGAGTGTGGATTAAAGGAAACCCTTATCCCTTCGAAAATCCAGAATCTGTGGTTTACAACAGCAGCAAGAACGTGAACAAATACCCAATGAATATTACGGGGAACTTGAGGAACAAAAACTGTACCACTCTGTTTTCTAATTTGATCACAAACTACACGGCCACCTACTTTCTCAGGATAATAAACTGGCCTTTTAGGGCATCAGCTGATAttgattcaattcaaatcaaaattGAAG AGACTCCGTGGAAGCCTACACTTGAGATCCCAGGAGATCTGAAGGAGAATGACTCTGTCTCCGTGAGCTGCTCAGCTCTCACTCCCTGTCCACACTCACCTCCTCAACTCACCTGGAGCCACCAACGGCTCGCTGTCAGCCACACGAAGGAAAACCACGACCGAACGTTATCCACTAAGATCCAGGAGAACATCACCCTCTCAGACCAACACGATGGACTGAACATCAGCTGCTCCGCCTCGTACCCTGTGGGTGGAGGAAGAATGAAGACATCAGAGGCTGCAATGACTCTCAGTGTTTCCT ATGCTCCTAAAGACACGTCAGCGTCCATCAGTCCATCAGCTTTGGTGTCAGCAGGTAGCTGGGTCAACCTGACGTGCTCCAGCAGAGCCAAGCCTGCAGTCAGCAGCTTCAGCTGGTTCAGGATCAGCCAAGGTAGAGCCATCAGAGAGTCTGAAGGACACTTGTACAGCTTCAACGTGAGCCAAGGAGGAGTTTATTACTGTGTGGCCACCAATAATCTGGGTAACCAGACATCCCAGCACATCTATCTGTCTGTCCACG ATCCTGGCAGCTTCTCACTGAAGAAAGCAGTTCTTGGAGgagtgtttgggatcattggagttcttgtctttgttttcattgtcTG TTGGCTCACGTCAAAACATTCAACTAAATCAAAGCAACAG ACTCAAACCGTTGCGGAAATGGTGGAGGAAGACATTCATTATGGTGAGATCGACTTCTCCAGGTGGGCCCCTGGTTCTTCTCCAAGCTCCGTGCAAGACGACCAACAGCCACAGGAGACCATGTATGCAGagatcaaaggcaatcagcaggAGGTTGGATCACATGAGACAGAAAACACCCCCGCCCAGGCAGCAGCTGACCCCCACCAGGTTTATGCTCAAGTGAATAAAACCTGA